A window of Hymenobacter siberiensis genomic DNA:
GCGACTTGCAGGCCGAGCGCGGCACCAGCTACGAGGTGGGCGCACGGGGCAATTTCTTCGCCAACAGGTTGACTTACGACGTTAATATTTTTGACCTGGAGCTGCGCCAAACCATCGTCAGCAGCACCACGAGTCAGGGCATCGTCGTCTTCCGCAATATCGGCAGCACCCATCAGCGCGGCCTCGAAGCCGCGCTGAGCGGCTGGCTGTGGCGCGAAACCGGCCCCGTTTCAAGCCCCGAAAATGCGCAAACTGCCGGGCGCGGCCTGCGCGCCTGGGCCAGCTACGCCTACAACGATTTCCGCTTCGGCAGCTACACCAGCGGCACTACCGACCTTGGCGGCAACCGCCTCACCGGCACCACGCCGCACACCCTGAGCGCAGGGCTGGACTTCAGCGAGCGCCTCGGGTTCTACCTCAGCCCCAGCCTCAGCCACCAGGCCCGCATCGTGCTCAATGATGCCAATACCGAGGAGGCCGCCGGCTACTGGGTATTTGGGGCGCGGGGCGGCTGGCGGCGCAGCTTCGGCCGTTTGGAAACGAATATTTACGGCGGTATTGACAATGTCACCGACCGCAATTACAGCCTGGGCAATGATTTGAACGCCTTCGGTGGGCGCTACTTCCAGCCTGCGCCGGGCCGGGCGTGGTACGCCGGGACACAGGTGGGCTGGCGGTGGTAGGGGCGCACGAATGGAGTAGCCGACAAAGCCCCAGCGGGGCGACACTTGTCGGACAAGTGTCGCCCCGCTGGGGCTTCGAAAACCATAATTACGGTTCATTGCTACCGATATGTGGCCCCGCTGGGGCTAGCATAAACGGCCGTTCTAGCTATGCTCTTCGGGCAGGGTGAAGGCAGTATCGCTGGGATTGATGAGCTCTTTGGGCAGGGTACCGGGAATTTCGCCGGCGGTCTGCTCGCTCATGTTCATGTTCTGCTCGAAGGTGCGGAGGGAATCATCCATCTCGTCGGCTTTTTCCTGGCCGGAGTCATTGTTGTTGTCGAGCACCTGGCCGTGGGTGGCCGCGTCGAGCATGGGAGTGGAGGCACCGTCTTCCGAGGGTTCCTGGTCGAAGGTGTCGTTGGGGTTATTGGGCATGGTCGGGGATAAAAAATCGAATGGAAAACGAAGCGTAGGGCCGGGCCGGCCTACTCGTCTTTGGCGGGGTAGTCGGTATCGGCCGATTCCTCGCGGGTGTTGTGGGTGCCGCCGCCGGCGTAGCGGGGGTCATCTTTGGCCCAGGCCTCGCGCAGCTCGGTATTGTCGCCGCCTTCGGCCTGCACTTCATGCACCAACTCAGGCGCCTGGTTCTGCATGATGTGGCCGGGCTGGTCCTCGGGATTGTTGGGAGCGTTTTGAGCTTCTTTCTCGCGGTCCGAGAATTCGCTGAACTCGTCGGGATTGTCATTGGCCCCGCTGCGGCCGGGGGCGGCGGCAGTAGCGGCGCTGGCATGGCCGAAGCTGCCGTAGTCGGGGCTGGTGGCCGTCACGGCCGGGTCGTTGGGATTGAGTCGGGCAGCGGCGTCGCGTTCCTGCTGGTCGATAGAACGGGGGTCGTTGTCGTGAGAGAGGGGGGGAGTGGGCGTATCCATGCAGAAGAGAATTGAAAAGCAAACGGGCCGGGCCCGCTTCAATAAGCTCTTGTACGCAAACCGGCGGTACTCGTTCGCTTTCGCGTATAGCCCGCAGCTTTTATCCTTTCAACTACGCAAGCCGATGCCCATTCAGCACGACACCAAAAACCAGCAATTTACCCTCAGCCAGGACGGCCACACCGGCGAGCTGGCCTACGCCCGCCCCGCCGAGGGTGTTATCGACGTCACCCACACCTTTGTAGACGAGGCCCTGCGCGGCCAGGGCCTGGCCGACGACCTGGCCCGCGCCGCCCTGGCCTTCGCCCGCGAAGAAAAGCTCAAGGTGAAAGCCAGCTGCAAATTTATGGCCGGCTTCGTGCAGAAGCACCACGCCGAATACGCCGACCTGCTGGAATAAGCCCGGCCCCCGGCCCTGTCCGAACGCAAAAGCGCCCCCGACCAGCTGGTCGGGGGCGCTTTTGCGTTCGGGGAAGTAGTGGGCTATTGCACCACTACGCGGCCCGTGTACTCCACGCCGGCGCAGCGCACGCGCACGGCATATAGGCCGGCGGGCAGGCCGCGCAGGTCTACCAAAGCTGCCTCGGTAGCGCTGAGCTGGGCGGTGCGCTGGCGCACGGCGCGGCCCAGCAGGTCGAGCACTTCTACTGTAGCGGAGCGGGCGGCCGCCTGGCCGGGCAGGCGCACCTGCACGGTGGCAGTGGCCGGGTTGGGATATATTTCGAGGGCGGTACGCAGGCCGGCAGCGGTGCGGGTGGCGGTGGTCAGGCCGCAGGCGGTGCTGGTGTAGCTGCCCACGCCGGCGTAGTTATCCACGCCATTGCCGGTCCAGGTGGCTGCTCCGTAGGGGCCATTCCAGCGGCCGCCCTGGTTGGTGTTGGGCAGGCGCACCATGGTATTGTTCAGGGTCGAGCCGCCGCCGGCCACCGTCCATTCGGTGGGGCGCTGGCCAATCACGCCAATAATATCGAGGGTGTCGGTGCCATCAAAGAGGGCCACGGCATCGTCGCCGTTGAAGAAAGCCACGCCGCTTTGCAGGTCGGTTTGGGCGGCTACGCCGGCATCGGTCACGCCGGTGTTAGCAATCACGAACACGTCATAGGGGGCAATGGTACCGCTCAGGGCCTGCGTAGTGGTGGCGGTAGTGGCCCCGTTGGCGTACAGCACCACGCGCTTGCCAGCCAGGGGCATGGGCGAAGTGGTGGGGTTGTAGATTTCCAGCACCTTGGTATTACCCGTGTTCGACTCGGTGTACTGCGTGAAGTAGGGCTTGGTGCAGGGCGCGCCGGCCGGGGCTGCGTCGTCGTTGGTGATGGTGAGGACGTGGGCAGTGGGCTGGCCCAGCAGCACGCCGGCCGTGGAGGGCGTGCCCAGGCGCAGGCGCACGGTTTCGTCGGGCTCGAAGGTCAGGTCGCCGTTCACGGTCACGGTCACGGCCCGGGTGGTGGGGCCGCCCACGGTGAAGCTCACGCTGGTCGTGTTCAGGGTATAGTCGGACGGCGAAGTGGCGGTGCTGTTGGCCACGTCCACGTTCACCGGCACGGTGATGGCGCTGGTGATGGCCGCGCCGGTCAGGGCCACATTCACGGTGTAGGTGCTGGTGCCGGTGTTGCCCTCAATAATAGCGCCGGTGGCCGAGGCGAAACTCACCGTAGAAGGCGTGCCGTCGTCGTTGAGGATGGTGAGCGTGTGCACGTTGGGGCCGCCCAGGCCGGTGCCGGTGCTGGCGTTGGTCAGGTTGAGAACTACCGTTTCATCGGCTTCGGGCTGGGTGTCGCCGTTCACGGTCAGGGTCACGGTCTGGCTGGTGCTGCCGGCCGGGAAGGTCACGGTAGCGGGCGAGGCGAAGGTGAAATCCGAGCCGCTGGTGGCGGTCGAGTTCATGGCATCGAAGCTCACCTGCACGGTGGTGGCCGTGGCGGCGGCCGGGGCCAGGTTCACGGTAAACGTGTAGGTGCTGGTGCCGGTATTGCCTTCGATGATGCTGCCCGTAGCGCTGGCAAACGTGAATACCGGGCCGGGAGGGGCCAGGCCGTAGGCCTGGGCCACCAGCTCGGGGTGCTC
This region includes:
- a CDS encoding GNAT family N-acetyltransferase, coding for MPIQHDTKNQQFTLSQDGHTGELAYARPAEGVIDVTHTFVDEALRGQGLADDLARAALAFAREEKLKVKASCKFMAGFVQKHHAEYADLLE
- a CDS encoding endonuclease; amino-acid sequence: MKHFFASLLVALALVPAALQAQVFPAVPTAPPTNLQGQALRDWLRTNWYDGKRTVLSYAGARAKMYNYADNYNNSVTCVYSGYNTPNPFSFTSSSTTSAANINCEHSIPQSWFSSAARMVSDMHHLYPTYIQWNSNRGNNPYADIPDAATTLWMRNTSSQSTIPTTNIDEYSEDTNSQFEPREDHKGNVARTAFYFYTMHDTQPELIATGHQSITALAPLATLYAWHLADPVDAHEIERNRRVAASQGNYNPYIEHPELVAQAYGLAPPGPVFTFASATGSIIEGNTGTSTYTFTVNLAPAAATATTVQVSFDAMNSTATSGSDFTFASPATVTFPAGSTSQTVTLTVNGDTQPEADETVVLNLTNASTGTGLGGPNVHTLTILNDDGTPSTVSFASATGAIIEGNTGTSTYTVNVALTGAAITSAITVPVNVDVANSTATSPSDYTLNTTSVSFTVGGPTTRAVTVTVNGDLTFEPDETVRLRLGTPSTAGVLLGQPTAHVLTITNDDAAPAGAPCTKPYFTQYTESNTGNTKVLEIYNPTTSPMPLAGKRVVLYANGATTATTTQALSGTIAPYDVFVIANTGVTDAGVAAQTDLQSGVAFFNGDDAVALFDGTDTLDIIGVIGQRPTEWTVAGGGSTLNNTMVRLPNTNQGGRWNGPYGAATWTGNGVDNYAGVGSYTSTACGLTTATRTAAGLRTALEIYPNPATATVQVRLPGQAAARSATVEVLDLLGRAVRQRTAQLSATEAALVDLRGLPAGLYAVRVRCAGVEYTGRVVVQ